A section of the Polyangia bacterium genome encodes:
- a CDS encoding HDOD domain-containing protein, which translates to MPTVATAPAIDANDPSAQIRAAVADRLAAGSFEVPMLPQVASQVSILASSADADAPRLSALIHRDAVLAGHVLRIANSPAYMPRMPIVSLQQAVARLGLQVVAEIAFAASVQSGVFRVPGYESVLKQLWRHSLASGAFAKEIARARRFNVESAFLCGLLHAVGRPAMLQLTTDAAKALRLTLTPARVFTLLDDGHQEVGALVAAKWELPKPVCAAITHYQDYRRAAGFEHDAMVTFLADRLATHLTVAGAFDETSVRDHAVFADLNLYPDDVNALLAKKESVARTVDAMTV; encoded by the coding sequence ATGCCTACAGTTGCCACGGCCCCCGCCATCGACGCCAACGATCCCTCGGCCCAGATTCGCGCGGCCGTGGCGGATCGGTTGGCCGCCGGATCGTTCGAGGTGCCCATGCTCCCGCAGGTGGCCAGCCAGGTCAGCATCCTGGCCAGCAGCGCGGACGCCGACGCCCCGCGCTTGTCGGCGCTGATCCACCGCGACGCGGTCCTGGCCGGTCACGTCCTGCGCATCGCCAACTCGCCCGCCTACATGCCGCGCATGCCGATCGTTTCGCTGCAACAAGCGGTGGCGCGTCTGGGTTTGCAAGTGGTCGCGGAGATCGCCTTCGCCGCCTCCGTGCAAAGCGGCGTCTTCCGCGTGCCCGGATATGAATCGGTCTTAAAGCAGCTCTGGCGGCACTCGCTGGCCTCGGGCGCCTTCGCCAAGGAGATCGCCCGCGCCCGGCGCTTCAACGTGGAAAGCGCATTTTTGTGCGGACTTTTGCACGCGGTCGGGCGGCCGGCGATGTTGCAGCTGACCACCGACGCCGCCAAGGCCCTGCGCCTGACCTTGACGCCGGCGCGGGTGTTCACCCTCCTCGACGACGGCCACCAGGAAGTCGGCGCCCTGGTCGCTGCCAAGTGGGAGCTGCCGAAACCGGTTTGCGCGGCAATAACCCACTATCAGGACTACCGGCGCGCCGCTGGCTTCGAACACGACGCCATGGTGACGTTCCTGGCCGATCGGCTGGCCACGCACCTCACCGTGGCGGGCGCCTTCGACGAGACGTCGGTGCGCGACCACGCCGTCTTCGCCGATCTCAACCTTTACCCCGACGACGTCAACGCCCTGCTGGCCAAGAAGGAAAGCGTCGCCCGCACCGTCGACGCCATGACGGTATGA
- a CDS encoding beta-propeller fold lactonase family protein — MKTLRVCCPFIVLFLAGVACSSGGGSTNGSGGAGGSATGSGGKADAGSGGADASGGSNGTGGNVMGSGGAAPTDGGGGGASANDGSADSNGGGAGGAVVSNNVFLYVSGYNDSGIAIYHFDTGTGALTAMGSATAGSAPTYSVASPSGKFLYVDDEATAATITAFSVGANGALTKMNTVKTGGAGTAQMSISPDGKWIVAADYDSDSVDVLGLSSDGSVGAVSDSQPGCPSAHNVQFDPSGKFLLAACKSDSGKDSPRILQFSFAAGKLTANSPAAVMFGADPRHMTFDAAVKHLYVLTEATDQIFYFDYDSSSGKIANPQVVSALDAGGKAGAGGHIDFGGKFLYAANRSDNSIGIFSIDATGKPTGATWQRTATSDVREFSFDPTGKYLVTANQAGSQVTVFSVDATSGKLTPVGSPTSTKSQAAAVTFVALP, encoded by the coding sequence ATGAAAACCCTCCGCGTTTGTTGTCCTTTCATCGTGTTGTTCCTGGCCGGCGTCGCCTGCTCAAGCGGCGGTGGGTCAACGAACGGCTCGGGCGGCGCTGGCGGCTCGGCCACCGGCAGCGGCGGTAAGGCCGACGCCGGCAGCGGCGGTGCCGACGCCAGCGGCGGCAGCAACGGAACCGGCGGCAACGTCATGGGCAGCGGCGGCGCCGCGCCCACCGATGGCGGCGGCGGTGGTGCCAGCGCCAATGACGGCAGCGCGGACAGCAACGGTGGCGGCGCCGGTGGCGCGGTGGTGAGCAACAACGTGTTCCTTTACGTCTCGGGCTACAACGACTCGGGAATCGCCATCTATCATTTTGATACTGGGACCGGCGCGCTGACCGCCATGGGCAGCGCCACCGCGGGATCAGCCCCGACGTACTCGGTGGCGTCGCCGTCCGGTAAGTTCTTGTACGTCGACGACGAGGCCACCGCCGCCACCATCACCGCCTTCAGCGTCGGCGCCAATGGCGCGCTGACCAAGATGAACACCGTGAAGACCGGCGGGGCCGGCACCGCGCAAATGTCTATCTCGCCTGACGGAAAATGGATCGTCGCCGCCGATTACGACAGCGACAGCGTCGACGTGCTGGGCCTGAGCAGCGACGGCAGCGTGGGCGCGGTCAGCGACAGTCAACCCGGCTGCCCTTCCGCCCACAACGTGCAGTTCGATCCCAGCGGCAAATTCCTGCTGGCCGCTTGCAAGAGTGATTCCGGCAAAGACAGCCCGCGCATTCTTCAATTCAGCTTCGCCGCCGGAAAACTGACCGCCAACAGCCCGGCCGCCGTCATGTTTGGCGCCGATCCGCGCCACATGACCTTCGACGCCGCCGTCAAACACCTTTACGTGTTGACCGAGGCCACCGACCAGATTTTTTATTTTGATTACGATTCGAGCAGCGGAAAGATCGCCAACCCGCAGGTGGTCAGCGCGCTGGACGCCGGCGGCAAGGCCGGCGCCGGCGGCCACATCGATTTTGGCGGCAAGTTCCTTTACGCCGCCAATCGATCGGACAACAGCATCGGGATCTTCTCGATTGATGCCACCGGCAAACCAACCGGCGCCACCTGGCAACGAACCGCCACCAGCGACGTGCGCGAGTTCTCATTTGATCCGACCGGCAAATACCTGGTCACCGCCAACCAGGCCGGTTCACAGGTGACGGTGTTCAGCGTCGACGCGACCAGCGGCAAGCTGACGCCGGTGGGCAGCCCGACCAGCACCAAGAGCCAGGCCGCCGCCGTCACCTTCGTCGCGCTTCCGTGA
- a CDS encoding DUF1592 domain-containing protein has translation MRTGANFSAVAAALVLAVGCTGSIGQSGDPGTDNGTPGSGNGTGNNTGKPGTGTGVVPGNAGDPTAAGPMPLRRMTHVEFNNTVRDLLGDASNPASAFPPDYDPGFLYPRAQLVSLQDVDTLKDAALALGKGAEKNAATLAPCAAGTSEDTCAHTFINTFGLKAYRRPVASDEADRLFALYTTARTTLGLTYAGAIGVLVEGIIQTPTFLYHWELGNNAPTMEGKVARLNPYEVASRLSYFIYNSLPDQALFDAAAANQLSTPADLETQARRMLADPKGASTVANFVDAWLTLSDVPNRPKDPNVYPQFNDDLKAAMINESHALVASVMKGDQKLSSLLTQDVSSVDQALAAVYGVSGVKGTTMTPTTLNTAQRSGLLTRAAFLTVTGATDGSHPVKRGRRVYERFFCGVLPPPPNVVPAVATAASSVGKTTRQRFEDHDKNPCSTACHSLMDPVGFFFENYDGIGQFRTMDNGGVVDASSVITIDGAKHNFNNAIELSQALSTSTDVANCFATQWFRFATDRTETDDDQASLTAIASAFKKTNSITDAMIGVATSRSFRYRSPATGEMLQ, from the coding sequence ATGAGAACAGGTGCGAACTTCAGCGCCGTCGCGGCGGCCTTGGTGCTGGCCGTCGGCTGCACCGGGAGCATCGGACAGTCAGGCGATCCGGGAACCGACAACGGCACGCCCGGTAGCGGCAACGGCACGGGGAACAACACCGGCAAGCCCGGCACCGGCACCGGCGTGGTCCCGGGAAATGCCGGCGATCCCACCGCGGCCGGGCCGATGCCGTTGCGCCGCATGACGCACGTCGAGTTCAACAACACCGTCCGCGACCTGCTCGGTGACGCCAGCAATCCGGCCAGCGCTTTCCCGCCCGATTACGATCCCGGGTTTCTGTATCCGCGGGCCCAGCTGGTGTCGCTGCAGGACGTCGACACGCTGAAGGACGCCGCATTGGCCCTGGGCAAAGGCGCCGAGAAGAACGCCGCCACGCTGGCCCCGTGCGCCGCTGGCACCTCGGAAGACACCTGCGCCCACACCTTCATCAATACCTTCGGTCTCAAGGCCTATCGCCGTCCGGTGGCCAGCGACGAGGCGGATCGCTTGTTCGCGCTCTACACCACTGCCCGAACGACGCTGGGTTTGACCTATGCCGGCGCCATCGGCGTGTTGGTGGAGGGGATCATCCAGACGCCAACGTTCCTTTACCACTGGGAGCTCGGCAACAACGCGCCCACCATGGAAGGCAAGGTGGCGCGCCTCAATCCGTACGAGGTGGCGTCGCGGCTTTCCTATTTCATTTACAACTCGCTGCCTGACCAGGCGCTGTTTGATGCGGCGGCGGCCAATCAGCTCAGCACGCCGGCCGATCTCGAGACCCAGGCCCGCCGCATGCTGGCCGATCCGAAGGGCGCCAGCACGGTGGCCAACTTCGTCGACGCGTGGCTGACCCTCAGCGACGTGCCCAATCGCCCGAAGGATCCGAACGTCTATCCGCAGTTCAACGATGACCTGAAGGCGGCGATGATCAATGAATCGCACGCCCTGGTGGCCAGCGTCATGAAGGGCGATCAGAAGCTGTCGTCGCTGCTGACCCAGGACGTCTCGTCGGTGGATCAGGCGCTGGCCGCTGTTTACGGCGTCAGCGGCGTCAAGGGCACCACCATGACGCCGACCACGTTGAACACCGCGCAGCGCTCGGGCCTGCTGACCCGGGCCGCCTTCCTGACCGTCACCGGCGCCACCGACGGGTCGCACCCGGTCAAGCGCGGACGGCGCGTGTACGAACGGTTCTTCTGCGGCGTGCTGCCGCCGCCCCCGAACGTCGTTCCGGCGGTGGCCACGGCGGCGTCGTCGGTGGGCAAGACCACCCGCCAGCGCTTCGAAGACCACGACAAGAACCCGTGCTCGACGGCCTGCCACAGCTTGATGGATCCGGTGGGCTTCTTCTTCGAGAACTACGACGGCATCGGCCAGTTCCGGACGATGGACAACGGTGGCGTCGTTGACGCCAGCAGCGTCATCACCATCGACGGCGCCAAGCACAACTTCAACAATGCCATCGAGCTCTCTCAGGCGCTGTCGACCAGCACCGACGTGGCCAACTGCTTCGCCACGCAGTGGTTCCGGTTCGCCACGGACCGCACCGAGACCGACGACGATCAGGCTTCGCTGACCGCCATCGCCAGCGCCTTCAAGAAGACCAACTCGATCACCGACGCGATGATCGGGGTGGCCACGTCACGCTCGTTCCGCTATCGGTCGCCTGCCACCGGGGAGATGCTGCAATGA
- a CDS encoding DUF1552 domain-containing protein, which translates to MNKERFSRRTLLKRMGLSAAMLPLIHAEKAQGAMPSGFPKRFVSVTHTNGVIASSFFPTGATIGTLGGTLTTMQPFAAKMIFPIGLNYQSIMDDGFKYDGHFTYCATLTGTREKKSESHQALAPSIDQMMADDLAMKGVTLKAPLLNLGVKATGDTCSTSWRAAGQQNAVELDPTRLFTKLFSSVNMPPAQMAMVNLRQQSILDFSAQELTAFGKRLGTDDKLKVQAHLESVRQLEMQIKNAASAPMVSTANCTSPMLGGGKDAQGLAKDMFDLVAMALKCDVSRFVTIDLYPDGGGDGNSFPWVGVNQDYHAVAHQGASGAANKILIDNWIYSNVANLATQLDATMEGSGTALDNSVIATFSDMDDGADHLNGKIPITLTGSAGGYFKTGTVFKYTNVAHNKLLTSICNAMGLTVTGVGDARYPGNLPELAM; encoded by the coding sequence ATGAACAAAGAACGTTTCTCGCGCCGGACGCTGCTCAAGCGAATGGGGTTGAGCGCGGCCATGCTGCCGCTGATTCACGCCGAGAAGGCCCAGGGAGCGATGCCCTCCGGCTTCCCCAAGCGCTTTGTCTCGGTCACCCACACCAACGGCGTCATCGCCAGCTCGTTCTTCCCGACGGGCGCCACCATCGGCACGCTGGGCGGCACGTTGACGACCATGCAGCCGTTCGCCGCCAAGATGATCTTCCCGATCGGCCTCAACTATCAGTCGATCATGGACGACGGGTTCAAGTACGACGGGCATTTCACCTACTGCGCGACGCTGACCGGTACCCGCGAGAAGAAATCCGAATCGCACCAGGCGCTGGCGCCGTCGATCGACCAGATGATGGCCGACGATCTGGCCATGAAAGGGGTGACGCTGAAGGCGCCGCTGCTGAATCTGGGCGTCAAGGCGACCGGCGATACCTGCTCGACGTCGTGGCGCGCCGCTGGTCAGCAGAACGCGGTCGAGCTGGACCCGACCCGTCTGTTCACCAAGCTCTTCAGCAGCGTTAACATGCCGCCCGCCCAGATGGCCATGGTCAACCTGCGCCAGCAGAGCATCCTCGATTTTTCGGCGCAGGAGCTGACGGCGTTCGGCAAGCGCCTCGGCACCGACGACAAGCTGAAGGTGCAGGCGCACCTGGAATCAGTGCGCCAGCTCGAAATGCAGATCAAGAACGCCGCCTCGGCGCCCATGGTCAGCACGGCAAACTGCACCTCTCCGATGTTAGGCGGCGGCAAGGACGCGCAAGGTCTGGCCAAGGACATGTTCGACCTGGTGGCCATGGCCTTGAAGTGCGACGTCAGCCGGTTCGTCACCATCGACCTTTATCCGGACGGCGGCGGCGATGGAAACTCGTTCCCCTGGGTCGGCGTCAACCAGGATTACCACGCGGTGGCGCACCAGGGCGCGTCGGGCGCCGCCAACAAGATCCTGATCGACAACTGGATCTACTCCAACGTGGCCAACCTGGCGACGCAGCTGGATGCCACCATGGAAGGCAGCGGCACCGCGCTGGACAACAGCGTGATCGCCACCTTCAGCGACATGGACGACGGAGCCGATCACCTGAACGGCAAGATCCCCATCACGTTGACCGGCAGCGCTGGCGGCTACTTCAAGACCGGCACGGTCTTCAAATACACCAACGTCGCCCACAACAAGTTGCTGACCTCGATCTGCAACGCCATGGGCCTGACGGTGACCGGCGTGGGCGACGCGCGCTACCCGGGCAATCTTCCCGAGCTGGCGATGTGA
- a CDS encoding DUF1566 domain-containing protein, whose translation MTAARRWRAVLALFGAALVAGCQMDGSGLAVDAQVSIDAVDAVNADTDVAHAAVDAAAATGDAACTVVPPLSHWATWPMPDSTAVAGAVTTPSYDLDTPGVVGDRITHLQWQRAVDEASDTWYQAMNHCACLTLGGQTDWRLPTRIELVSLVDVTRQSPSIDPTAFPDTPSEWFWTSSPAADDSTAAWYVAFFDGDTHHQDVTMPYRVRCVRTDATTVPDPRLTVFGDGIASDNATGLTWQTASDPTLLTWEDAAAACAALPAAAGSAAWRLPRAKELETLIDETRFDPAIDETIFPGTGSDSFWASSPLAGQAGFAWFVSFAAGVAYNSPTAEPHRVRCVH comes from the coding sequence GTGACGGCGGCGCGCCGGTGGCGCGCGGTCCTGGCATTGTTTGGCGCGGCCTTGGTGGCGGGCTGCCAGATGGATGGCAGCGGCCTTGCTGTCGACGCTCAAGTGTCGATCGACGCCGTTGATGCGGTCAACGCTGACACTGACGTTGCCCATGCCGCCGTCGATGCAGCCGCTGCGACCGGCGATGCCGCTTGCACGGTGGTGCCGCCGCTCAGCCACTGGGCGACCTGGCCGATGCCTGACTCGACGGCGGTGGCCGGCGCGGTGACCACGCCCAGCTACGATCTCGACACACCGGGCGTGGTGGGCGATCGAATCACGCACCTGCAATGGCAGCGCGCCGTCGACGAGGCCTCGGACACCTGGTATCAGGCGATGAACCACTGTGCCTGCTTGACGTTGGGCGGGCAGACCGACTGGCGGCTACCCACGCGCATCGAATTGGTGTCGCTGGTCGACGTCACCCGGCAATCACCGTCCATTGATCCGACGGCGTTTCCCGACACACCCAGCGAGTGGTTCTGGACCTCGTCGCCGGCGGCGGACGATTCCACCGCGGCCTGGTACGTGGCCTTCTTCGACGGAGACACGCACCACCAGGACGTCACCATGCCTTACCGCGTTCGCTGTGTGCGCACCGACGCGACCACCGTGCCCGACCCACGCCTGACCGTATTCGGCGACGGCATCGCCAGCGACAACGCCACCGGCTTGACCTGGCAAACCGCGTCCGATCCGACCCTGCTGACCTGGGAGGACGCCGCCGCGGCGTGCGCTGCGCTGCCCGCGGCGGCCGGTTCGGCGGCCTGGCGGCTGCCGCGCGCCAAGGAGCTGGAAACGCTGATCGACGAGACGCGCTTTGACCCAGCCATCGACGAGACGATCTTTCCCGGCACCGGCAGCGATTCGTTCTGGGCCTCGTCGCCGCTGGCCGGCCAGGCTGGATTCGCCTGGTTCGTCAGCTTCGCCGCCGGCGTCGCCTACAACAGCCCGACCGCGGAACCGCACCGCGTTCGCTGTGTCCACTGA
- a CDS encoding DNA topoisomerase, with protein MQLIVAEKPSVGRDLARVLGVRGGGGNRTAVEGNGRVITWCIGHLVELEEPATYDGRWKAWRLDTLPMLPAQFRLRGVAGTRDQLRAVTGFLRDRRFTEVVNACDAGREGELIFRYVYELAGSRLPVRRLWISSLTDDAIRDGFAALRPGAAYDPLADAARSRSEADWLVGMNATRAVTVAARLNAPGPRLPRAPQPARGHGRPSSSDAPLYSIGRVQTPTLAIVVKRDQEIRQFRPRDYWEVRGTFATSADEATTTGDAPAPFAATWGLPAPTGKTIQPRLDARALAEELLARTDAHGGAGDPAGPLVERLRQRISREPPPLLFDLTSLQRTANRRFGLSATATLAAAQALYERHKILSYPRTDARHLPGDVAGELPKIFAALAALPPYAAFAQPLLAKPTGRPRRIFDDAKVHDHHAIIPTGKAVRLDDLSVDEGRIFDLVARRFLGAFHPDAEFALTDVVVRVGAPAAEQSPPALPGDGATTDETALSALPPPPDRFFARGRVRLAAGWQAVAQLGEARPPATDKNGARAVDTDSDGGPALPPLREGQRLDGRFESLAKQTRPPTPHTEATLLTAMEYAGREIADETLRAAMREFGLGTPATRAATIEILIRRGFVVREGKQLRATALGAGLIDTLPVASLASPELTGQWEARLARVARGQETRAAFMTDIAGYVRDVVTAIRARPASAAAAQPEATPRAQSTPSPATPAKKKKAAPPAAPPAPLACPRCQQGTLVAGKRGWGCTRWREGCGFVVWFQAGGRRISDAELGDLVAKGRTRRRKWPGPTGTPVMGRLILDLAASRDAGAARLEFGDGA; from the coding sequence GTGCAATTGATCGTCGCCGAGAAACCGTCCGTCGGGCGCGACCTGGCCCGCGTGCTGGGCGTGCGTGGCGGCGGTGGCAACCGGACCGCGGTCGAAGGCAACGGCCGCGTGATCACCTGGTGCATCGGCCACCTGGTCGAGCTGGAAGAACCGGCCACGTACGACGGACGCTGGAAAGCGTGGCGGCTGGACACGTTGCCGATGCTGCCGGCGCAGTTTCGCCTGCGCGGGGTGGCCGGCACGCGCGATCAGCTGCGGGCGGTGACCGGATTTCTGCGCGACCGTCGCTTCACCGAGGTGGTGAATGCCTGCGACGCCGGCCGCGAAGGCGAGCTCATCTTTCGTTACGTCTACGAGCTGGCGGGCAGCCGGCTGCCGGTGCGGCGGCTCTGGATCTCGTCGCTGACCGACGACGCGATCCGCGACGGCTTCGCGGCGCTGCGCCCGGGCGCGGCCTACGATCCGCTGGCCGACGCCGCCCGCAGCCGATCAGAAGCGGACTGGCTGGTGGGAATGAACGCCACCCGCGCCGTCACCGTGGCCGCCCGCCTGAACGCGCCCGGTCCGCGCCTGCCACGCGCCCCGCAGCCGGCGCGCGGACACGGGCGGCCGTCATCGTCGGACGCCCCCCTTTATTCGATCGGCCGCGTGCAGACGCCCACGCTGGCCATCGTGGTCAAACGCGATCAGGAGATCCGGCAATTTCGTCCGCGCGATTACTGGGAGGTGCGCGGCACGTTCGCCACCAGCGCCGACGAGGCCACCACCACCGGCGATGCGCCGGCCCCGTTCGCCGCCACCTGGGGATTGCCGGCGCCGACCGGCAAGACGATCCAGCCGCGCCTTGATGCGCGCGCGTTGGCCGAGGAACTACTGGCCCGCACGGACGCCCATGGCGGCGCCGGTGATCCAGCCGGGCCGTTGGTGGAACGCCTGCGCCAGCGCATTTCGCGCGAGCCGCCGCCGCTGCTGTTCGATCTGACGTCGCTGCAAAGAACGGCGAACCGGCGCTTTGGCTTGTCCGCCACCGCCACGCTGGCTGCGGCGCAGGCGCTCTACGAACGGCACAAGATCCTCAGCTACCCGCGCACCGATGCCCGCCACCTGCCGGGAGACGTGGCGGGCGAGCTGCCGAAGATTTTCGCCGCGCTGGCGGCGCTGCCGCCGTACGCCGCCTTCGCGCAACCGCTGCTGGCCAAGCCGACCGGACGGCCGCGCCGGATCTTCGACGACGCCAAGGTGCACGACCACCACGCCATCATCCCCACCGGCAAGGCGGTGCGTCTGGATGATCTGTCCGTCGACGAAGGCCGCATCTTCGATCTGGTGGCGCGACGATTTCTGGGTGCCTTTCATCCTGACGCCGAGTTCGCCTTGACCGACGTGGTGGTGCGGGTGGGCGCCCCGGCCGCCGAACAGTCACCGCCGGCGCTGCCTGGCGACGGCGCCACCACCGACGAGACGGCGCTGTCGGCGCTGCCGCCGCCACCGGATCGCTTCTTCGCCCGCGGCCGCGTGCGCCTGGCCGCCGGCTGGCAGGCGGTGGCCCAGCTCGGCGAGGCGCGTCCCCCGGCCACCGATAAAAATGGCGCCCGTGCCGTGGACACCGACAGCGACGGTGGCCCGGCCTTGCCGCCGCTGCGCGAAGGCCAACGGCTGGACGGCCGATTCGAATCCTTGGCCAAGCAGACCAGGCCACCGACGCCGCACACCGAGGCCACGCTGCTGACCGCGATGGAATACGCCGGCCGGGAGATCGCCGACGAGACCCTGCGCGCGGCGATGCGCGAGTTCGGCCTGGGCACGCCGGCCACCCGCGCGGCGACGATCGAGATCCTGATCCGCCGCGGCTTCGTCGTGCGCGAGGGCAAGCAGCTGCGCGCGACCGCGCTGGGCGCGGGATTGATCGACACGCTGCCGGTGGCCAGCCTGGCCTCGCCTGAATTGACCGGACAGTGGGAGGCGCGCCTGGCCCGGGTGGCGCGCGGACAGGAAACCCGCGCCGCCTTCATGACGGACATCGCCGGCTATGTTCGCGACGTGGTGACGGCGATCCGGGCCCGCCCGGCCAGCGCGGCGGCGGCGCAACCCGAAGCGACACCGCGGGCGCAATCGACACCATCACCGGCGACGCCTGCCAAGAAAAAGAAAGCGGCGCCACCCGCCGCGCCCCCTGCGCCGCTGGCCTGCCCGCGCTGTCAACAGGGCACGCTGGTGGCCGGAAAACGCGGCTGGGGCTGCACGCGCTGGCGCGAGGGATGCGGCTTCGTGGTGTGGTTCCAGGCCGGCGGCCGGCGGATCTCCGACGCCGAGCTGGGCGATCTGGTGGCCAAGGGCCGCACGCGCCGGCGCAAATGGCCGGGCCCGACCGGAACGCCGGTGATGGGCCGCCTGATCCTCGATCTGGCGGCGTCGCGCGACGCGGGCGCCGCGCGCCTGGAATTCGGCGACGGCGCCTAA
- a CDS encoding serine hydrolase domain-containing protein, with the protein MFRRLALACATLCAACADTPRPAPVTAMPAPSSVPAIQVLTPPVAVAGFTDPARRAKLAATFPALEKYFAEQQSANQLPSLAVGVIIDGALAYEKGFGVRDLDGKHPADADTVYRIGSITKTFTGLAMLRLRDQGKLAFDDPASRYLPALGAVRYPTADSAPITLRHLLTHTSGLPRVGAFTYAQSDHDVTEPEMLDVLPSTTLVFPPGAGALYSNFGFGLLGAVITRVSGLRYRDYVNQTILAPLGMNASRWAAGDVAADHLAVAYRRGPNGPVAIGYWRLGASEAAGGLYSSVRDLARYVAFQLAAYPARSGDDRGPVRRSSVREAHTPQRLTGLRVDLASPADEHDGPIAAYATGIGLGWHFVQTCAYEQVVRHNGGTEGFSSAIAFLPQRGVGLVFLTNLADVDSDPIVEGALDILRGSGALAPRVRPASPALQHAADQAANLYANFREADYAQAFTPSFRAAVSAAQAMAIAARLKALHGACGRPTLTPIPTDAPNQATFSAACEHGRLEYNLALGPDGLITEALLESRELPPSARLSEIAGRIAGLTAEWNESTFTRLLAPTFSRYAMQSLFKTTGATHGACHVDRPLDGDGQSKATLGLTCARGGDLKLDLAVSPDGARVARFRLSPLHGRAPDERCPRR; encoded by the coding sequence ATGTTCCGCCGTCTTGCTCTTGCGTGCGCCACTCTCTGCGCTGCCTGCGCCGACACGCCGCGGCCGGCGCCGGTGACGGCAATGCCCGCGCCTTCCAGCGTGCCGGCGATTCAGGTGCTCACCCCGCCCGTCGCTGTGGCCGGGTTCACCGATCCCGCTCGGCGCGCCAAGCTGGCGGCGACGTTCCCCGCCTTGGAGAAATACTTCGCCGAACAACAAAGCGCGAACCAGCTGCCCAGCCTGGCGGTGGGCGTGATCATCGACGGCGCGCTGGCCTACGAAAAAGGGTTCGGCGTGCGCGATCTCGACGGCAAGCATCCCGCCGACGCCGACACGGTCTACCGCATCGGCTCGATCACCAAGACCTTCACCGGCCTGGCGATGCTCCGGCTGCGCGACCAGGGCAAGCTGGCCTTCGACGATCCGGCGTCCCGTTATCTGCCCGCGCTCGGCGCGGTGAGATACCCGACCGCCGATTCGGCGCCCATCACGCTGCGCCACTTGCTGACGCACACCTCCGGGCTGCCGCGCGTGGGCGCCTTCACTTACGCGCAATCCGATCACGACGTCACGGAACCAGAGATGCTCGACGTCCTGCCGAGCACGACGCTGGTGTTTCCACCGGGCGCCGGGGCGCTGTACTCGAACTTTGGGTTCGGCCTGCTGGGCGCGGTGATCACACGCGTGTCCGGCCTGCGCTACCGCGACTACGTCAATCAGACGATCCTCGCGCCCTTGGGCATGAACGCCAGCCGCTGGGCGGCGGGCGATGTCGCCGCCGATCACCTGGCGGTCGCCTATCGGCGTGGGCCGAACGGTCCAGTCGCTATCGGGTACTGGCGGCTCGGCGCCTCCGAAGCGGCTGGCGGGCTCTATTCGTCGGTGCGCGATCTGGCGCGCTATGTGGCGTTTCAATTGGCGGCTTATCCAGCCCGCAGCGGCGACGACAGAGGCCCGGTCCGGCGCAGCTCGGTTCGCGAAGCGCACACGCCGCAGCGCCTGACCGGCCTGCGTGTCGATCTGGCGAGCCCAGCCGACGAGCACGACGGGCCGATCGCCGCCTACGCCACCGGTATCGGCCTCGGGTGGCACTTCGTTCAAACCTGCGCCTACGAGCAGGTGGTCCGCCACAACGGCGGCACGGAAGGCTTCTCCTCGGCGATCGCCTTTCTGCCCCAGCGAGGCGTCGGATTGGTGTTCCTGACCAACCTGGCGGACGTCGACAGCGATCCGATCGTCGAAGGCGCGCTGGACATCCTGCGCGGCTCGGGCGCGCTGGCCCCGCGCGTGAGGCCGGCCAGTCCGGCCTTGCAACACGCGGCGGATCAGGCGGCGAATCTCTACGCCAATTTTCGCGAGGCGGACTATGCCCAGGCGTTCACGCCGTCGTTTCGCGCGGCGGTGTCCGCTGCCCAGGCGATGGCGATCGCCGCTCGCTTGAAGGCGCTGCACGGCGCCTGCGGACGTCCGACGCTCACGCCGATACCGACCGACGCCCCCAACCAGGCGACGTTCTCCGCCGCTTGTGAACACGGCCGGCTGGAATACAACCTGGCCCTAGGACCCGACGGTCTCATCACCGAGGCCCTGCTTGAATCGCGCGAGCTGCCGCCCTCGGCGCGGCTGTCGGAGATCGCCGGACGCATCGCCGGGTTGACCGCCGAATGGAACGAATCGACCTTCACCAGGCTGCTGGCGCCGACGTTTTCCCGGTACGCCATGCAGTCGCTGTTCAAGACCACCGGCGCCACGCACGGCGCCTGTCACGTCGATCGTCCGTTGGACGGCGATGGTCAAAGCAAGGCCACTTTGGGCCTGACCTGCGCGCGCGGCGGCGACCTGAAGCTGGACCTGGCCGTCAGCCCCGACGGTGCGCGCGTCGCCCGGTTTCGCCTGAGCCCGCTGCACGGTCGCGCGCCCGACGAACGCTGCCCCCGCCGCTGA